The genomic stretch AATGGGTTTTGTTGAATGTGAATATTACTGTGATTAACAATACGTAAAGGTCCAAGCGAGTAAAGGTTTTCTGTTTATGAACTTAGGGTGGCATTAACAATTTAACATGTGCCTAATTGATGGAAGGTGGAAGCCTAGTTATTCCTAATCTTTCGTTTAGGCCTAATTGATGAGTTGTTTTCGATTGCATTAGTGGATTTTGTTGGCTTCCTAGTGTCAGTAGTgtgcttattattattattattattgtgtgTATTTATCATTATTAGGATTTTTCTTTCCAAacagattttttaaaaagattttttcaTTGTGTTACGTTGATTATAGGAAGCAATGATACGCCAAACAACGTGAGAAAGATTAAGACTTAAGAGAGAAGGCTCTTACTTCTTAGAAGCAAGGAAACACGCACACAGCACGCTACCCTTTATTCCAAATATGCGGTGTGACGTATACGTATGTATTATTATTGATTGCTACCCATTCCTCTGGCTCTTTCTCGGAAAACGACTTGTATATTTCGCCCTAACTTCACTCCAACGTCCTTCAATTCCCTTACGCTGCATCatcaacaatatatatatatatacacacaacCTGGCCACATCATAATATCATATCCATAATAACGTCCATCAACTATACAAACTAAAAAAACAATGCAATCAAGAACTTGTCTATGCTCTCTTGGCCTTCCATCACTCCCTCCTCCTCCACGGCGCAATTCATCACTACCCTTTATTTCACACACTAATAGGAGGAGTTTTATATGTGCATCATCATCATACGGGCACCACAATTACAATGATGGGAAGTTGGTGGATGAGGACATGATCACTCTTAGATGGAGAATCCGGGAGATTGAGATGGATGAAAAAAACAACAATGAAGCTCCTTCTGATTGGATGAGcaaattggagaagaaatacTTTGCAAACTATGAGTCAGATGTGTGTGAGGCAGTTGGATTCTTACAGAGAATGTTAATGGACACTAGACCTTCCTTCGCATTCGCCATCATCGCTCTGCTTATGCTAAGCATGTCAACCTCAGCTTCACTACTACTCTTTAATCTCGTCCATTATTTATTAGCCAACCCAATCATGTAATCTTTATAGCATTAAATTCTTCGATGCTCAACTAGCTAGTGTTAGTTGCATGTGATGTAATGAGAtcatagaaataaataaatgtcATGTTGTTATTAGAGACACTAAATCACTAATAGTAGGTTGAATCATTTGGCACTTTAAGATTATAACAAGAAGTAGCAGAAAAACACATGCTAAATTCTAGAAGTGGAACTTCTAGATACCATACTCAAGGTTCCTAATTAAAAAAGGAAACGTATAAGAAAACTAAATTGGTTCGACTTGTCTATAACGCCGTTATATAGTTGgcaagtaattaattaattaagattaattaattattatatatcatcATAGCTCCACGAGACAGATGCATGAGAAGAGTGGTTCTGATGTTCGTTCTagattgttgagtttaatttctTGGTACCCATTCTATACGTGCCGTTTCGTTTGTATTTAACTACAACTTTTTGTTGACAATGTCAATCTTTCTAGACACAATTGCAAAATAATGTTTAGTTGTAACCCTAATCTTATGCTGCTTTTTGAATCAAACTTTGTTTCTTCCTCAAAATTCAAGGCCAAATGATGACACTTCCAGTTACAAGCCTTGCAAGGGATGACCCCGTCAAATATTAAAttactaataaataaaaaattaaataaatacataattatatggatagaatatataattatatctaaaattattatatgtattCTGCAGGTTCCATGCAAAATGCATAAACCGAGACTCACATGTTAACCATTAGGTCGGCGTTGCccataataaataattatttgaaaaattcCTAATCATATATATTGTTATTAGATTATTAGAAACAGTTGAGGCAACGTTGAAAAAGATagtaataaaaacaaaagggccgtcctttgttttgtttattactAATATTAACAATTAATGTTAAAGGTCAACCCTCTTTTATTTCTGCTCCatcactttttcttcttcctttgcCCCACACTCTATACCTTCTTCGTATTTTTTCATTACTTTAATTATTTCATCTCGTGCTATATTATGCACATAATTCAAATATCTCACCTATATTATCATCAGATTCTTACTTGTGACAAGAATTATTATTCATGCAATGCACCTTATAATAACAGGGACTGATTACCTGGTGTTGTTATATTTGAGGGACACGCGTCACTTTCCAATAGGCCGCCACATATAGAGAGACGCGGTTTGAAGCAGATGTTAATTACctgtcaataaaaaaaaaaaaaaagaaacacgGTTCCGCCACATTACTTAATTAGCTTGGCTTCTTCTCTAATTAAGATTAAGATCAGATCCTTAATTTACACTTCCCTTTCAATTATTCAATTACTGCCCAACTGTGCTTATTATAAATATCATCATCATAGGAATTGAATCCACTTCATAGTTTCACATAAATATATACTTGATAATGCAATCCACTTCTCTGATAAATTATTCTTCATCAGCACCATATTTTCATGGAAGGAAATTAGGGAAATCTTCAGTCATGGTTATGGCATGTTGGAAGAATAATGATACCAACAATAACAACTACTATGGTGGTAGATTGGTGGATGAGAGCATGATAGTGCTGAGGAAGAGGATCCATGAGATGAAGATGATTGAGAGGAACTACGAGGCACCTTCTGATTGGATGGATTGGGAGAAACAATATTACACAAGCTATGACTCCATGGTGTTGGAAGCCATGGCCTTTCTCCAGACACAGTTGATGAACACAAGGCCAAGTTTCGCTCTTGGAGCTATGGCTCTTCTTGCTCTCTCTCTTCCAACTTCTGCTgctcttcttttcttccatCTTCTTCACTTTACCAACTCTCTTTTCTCTCCTGGGATCCATTAGATACATTCATACAATACAACTAGTACTTAGTGCTTATAGATTAGAATGAAATATTTGTGGttgtatatatttttggaaGCATACTATATATTAATTTGGTATATGAAAGCAAAACTAAAAGATCATGAGTGTCCCTAATTTTatgcacacttattcatgtcTAATAATTGCATATAACTGTGTCAGGCACTCTCCAATTTCTTACAAAAAACTTCCCAAATGTGGTAATATATTGTCTAGTCTAGAATGTGTAATAGTGGTGCAGCAACATATATATATGAGACAACAAAAGAAGAATTGAAAGACTTATATTGAACTAGTTGGATCCTTGACAAAACTGTATTAAAGCCTTCTCTTAATCCTTTTATTAGATATGAACTTAAGTAATTAGTTTCTCTTAAACTTGAGAAACGTTGTATTAGAAGATGGATGAATAATCGATATAAATGAGAAAATTTATAGTGTAAGATTGATAGAAAGAATGTATTATTAGGTCCTTACTGAAATATGATTAGCATGCATGCACAGAAACAATGATGGATGATTGATCATGATTATTCATGAGCAACACAAGCAACTTGGCTAGTTATTAGCAATTCCAAGGTTGTTCTGATTCTCTATCTTTTTGCTGTCAAAAGATACACACATAATTGATTAGAATAATCCAGAAAATTATTGGAATTAACCACAGTACTAGTGCACTACTTTTGGTACTTTTTTAGCTTGTTgtacatatatataaagatatGAACGAATGAATTGAATATACTTATCTTACAGAAATTAAATGGTGGATGGGAGATGAGATGGAAGAGGCCCCTTCAGTCCAAGACACAACAGCGAGAGCTAAACAACAGCTCCTGCATCGTCTCGGATCAGAATCACACCATGCGGCCATGATGGTGTGCTCTTGAACCGACGAGTCAGCAGCTGTGTTTCAGCCCTCTTCTACTGCTTCGGACTGGACTGAAGTGAgccccttcttcttcttactcCCCCCTCCATTCATCACAACAACAATGATAGTATTATCATCATTGGTTACAAACACAAACATGCATATCTTGTGTGTCTAGGGTATTTTATTCTCAAACAGAATTAACCTAGCTACTAGCTAGGGTTTTGAGTATTCCTGAAGAGAGAGTGTGTGTGAGTGAGATCTGGTACGAGGAAATTGATTAAAGCCAATGAGGTGTGAGAAAGCTAAAGGGTGGGGTTTgtttaaataataaagaaagaaagaaagaagctAAGGATATTTTGGGGACATGGAAATCTAAAGGCAGGCTGAGATGAAGATTTTGGGGCAGTAGTAGTAGCTAGGTTGAGttgaattatatataatgatgatatgGTTGAAATTGATTTGAAGAAGACTAAGACTACACTATCATTATTCCATCCATGACACTATAGTACACTAGTGATGAGGAGGCCAAGTTATATCTAATCAAAACAGCTGGAAGGCCTTAACATTATTATGTATGTGGCACAAATTCTTAGAGAGTAGGAGTAGTGAATCAAATGGTGCAGCAGAATAGCTGTCCCAGTTGCATTTCTTTGCATCACAGATATATGTATCCTTCCCCCTACATCAGACCCCATCTAACAACTTGTTCTTTGTTATTACCTAACCCTAACACTCTCATTACCTTGTCCTTTCTCCCCTTATTATTAACTACCCCATGGTAAATTTCATTATAATGCTATCTTGCATGCATGATATTCAATTCATTCCAAATACTTGATTGATGATACTTGTGATTAAGAAATAAGTAAAGTTACTAATCTTAGGAAGTGTCATGCAATGTTGGTTCCCAACCAGTGATTATGTGATAATTAATGTAGTTAGTTACTGGTCCTTAaataatgaatgtgatgagtggTGTGAAAGATGGGGAGGCCGTACTGAACAGTAAGCTAGCTAGATAGCATGTAAACTTTGGGAAATGAACACATGCATTGTATTGTTTACTCAATACCTGAGTTATGAGTTATGAGCCCCAAAAGATATGAAAACACTTccttttataaagaaaaaaataggaAAGTACTTTCTTCGTCATTTTCGGGAACCTTTCTTATATTTGGGTGATGGCGGGTTTTATCATCATGACTTATCAGCCATTCTCACTACTCAATAGTCAAATGGGAATCTT from Arachis stenosperma cultivar V10309 chromosome 9, arast.V10309.gnm1.PFL2, whole genome shotgun sequence encodes the following:
- the LOC130950886 gene encoding uncharacterized protein LOC130950886, translated to MQSTSLINYSSSAPYFHGRKLGKSSVMVMACWKNNDTNNNNYYGGRLVDESMIVLRKRIHEMKMIERNYEAPSDWMDWEKQYYTSYDSMVLEAMAFLQTQLMNTRPSFALGAMALLALSLPTSAALLFFHLLHFTNSLFSPGIH
- the LOC130950217 gene encoding uncharacterized protein LOC130950217, encoding MQSRTCLCSLGLPSLPPPPRRNSSLPFISHTNRRSFICASSSYGHHNYNDGKLVDEDMITLRWRIREIEMDEKNNNEAPSDWMSKLEKKYFANYESDVCEAVGFLQRMLMDTRPSFAFAIIALLMLSMSTSASLLLFNLVHYLLANPIM